CCGCCTcttctaaagaaaagaaagatgcGATCCAGCCTTTTTTCATGTTAGCAAGGAAAGCTATAATGGTGATGTGGGTCAGAGATGAGATCCTTGATTGACACACTGCTCCCTTTTCCATGTGGAAATCACAGATCTAAGAGAtgtgaataaaagaaaaacttggACACTTTATTTATGGAAGGACTTTACTTTTACAGCAGGAATGGGAGAGGCCACTGGAACTTGTTGGGGTTGATTataatttgtttaaaagtaGATGACATGGACAATTGCCACATTTTTTTGACTGGAATCAAATGACATGGATGACATTTGTTCATATATTACTCATTGTTGTACTTCACCAAACTATTGTGCAAGTGTATTGTTTTGGGTCACTATTATTAATGTCACAACTTCTCTTGctttatgtattattgtatcagcattgttttttgtttatctttaaaaaaaagacataattaAAATTATTTGTCACCCATATAAGTCTCTAcccactgtttttcttctcAGTTGATAATGCAGTATCAGCCAATAGGATTGCAGGATGACTGGGTATCCTCCCCCACAGAACATACCCGGCCAAGAACTGTCAAAAGGGGAGTAGACAACATCTCTGTAGAAATACCTGATGGTATGTATGATAATGTGGTGAAAGCTACTCGTCAGCAGTTTCAGAAAGTATCCCACACAGTTAGCACTTTAGGCTCATCATATTTGTACGTGTGTTTGCAGGTGAACCAGAAAAGGTGGACCATGTTGTCTTCATGGTGCACGGCATTGGCCCTGCGTGCGACTTACGTTTCCGATCCATCATACAGTGTGGTAAGTTTCtttgtttatatgtatatatgaatgtttccatgtgtgtttaTGACCTCTTTTAATATCTTTCCAGTGAATGACTTCAGGAGCGTTTCCCTATCCCTCCTGGCCTCTCATTATAAGCGTGCTCAGCAGGAAGGTCAGGTGGGCCGAGTAGAGTTCCTCCCAGTCAACTGGCACAGTGCTCTACACGGAGATGCCACTGGTGTTGATGAGTAAGTATGAACAGAAATTGGACATCGACAAAACAGGATTTCTCTGTTGCAGTCCAGCTCATGACCCTGTTAGACgcttttcttgttttctgattTCTCTTGTCTTCCCCACTTCCCAGGGACATCCAGAGGATCACTCTCCCCAGCATCAGCAGGCTGAGACATTTCACCAATGACACTCTGCTGGACTTGTTTTTCTATAACAGCCCCACTTACTGCCAGACCATAGTGGACACAGTGGCCTCGGAGTTTAACAGGCTACATGTACTCTTTAAGCAGAGACACCCAGAGTTCAGTGGGACAGTTTCAGTAGTAGGCCATAGCCTGGGTTAGAgatgtgcaaacacagaaactCTCGCAATCACAAAGAAGTGGGACCTAAAATGCAGAGTTTTAACTTTTCTGCTTTGACTCTTGTTCTGCAGGTTCACTGATCCTGTTTGATCTGCTAACCAATCAGAGGGATGAATCACAAGCTAGACAAGGGGTACGACATGACATTCCCAGCAAAGAATAACGAAACTTTACTGATTAGGAAAGATTGTATATTTCTTCATGGCTTTTTCAGTTCTATTTCCTCTTCTACTTAAGATCTCTGGTGAGCCCTGTCATCTGAACTGCAACACACTGGAGCAGACTCTGAACAGACTGGGCCTACAGCAATATCTGGATGTGCTGCAGAACGAAAACCTGGATCTTGAATCTCTGGTAACACATAATGAATATACACACTGAGAGAACATTACATGTTGTATACTGTTCACATAATAACACCCACTGAGTCATTTGATCCGACTTAAAAACCCATTGATCTTCTTTTTTAGGCTCTTTGCCGTGACAGTGATCTTAAAGATTTGGGAATTCCTCTTGGACCTAGGAAGAAGATCCTGAATTATGTCAGAAGGAAATGGCTTCCAGAGGTCTGGCTCATTTCAATTATGTggattttctttctccttttttttttatttttttatttatttatttttttttagaatttgtACTTGAATGAAATGCAATTGGAGAACATTGGTGAATTTTAGTGATTTACATGAATATGCTAAtttactttcctttttttggtttAACATGGTTTACGCCATGTTTGGAAAACCTGCTGataatgttttatatttcttaTTCATAACAGGACTGCAGGATGGGAGCAGTGTGTCAGGCACAAGGGCCACAACTTCAGCCTGAAGTGACAAGTACTCAGGATGGCAACGAGTCTTCAGGATTACCACCTCAGCAGTTCCACTTGCACAGGCCGCAGTCTGTCACTAGTGCTGTGGACTATGAGTACTTCGATGTGGGCATTGGACAGGTACAACACATGCAGACAAATACACCATCGTTATTTTTGCTCGGGGGGTGAAGCTTTGATGCATCACCTTCCTGCTTCTCTCCTCCCCTCCGCCCGCTTACCTGGACAGACCAATGGAGGCATAGCCAAGGGACAGGTGTGTCTCAATGGTGTCCACATACTCTTCGGCTTTGTCCTTTGCTGTCTTTGACCTAACTGTGTCTGGAGTTTCTGTTCATATATACTTCAGTCAGAACAGGGGGCTCTCAAGGGAGCTAAACTACAGCAGATCAATGATAAGAGAACTTTTGTGCCTAAGTCACATTGTGCCATTTTTAGGGTACCGTGTTTGTCCCATTGAAAGGTACATCCCAGTGCCATTGTCTGTCTGTCCTCACACACATGAGTCAGTCCTGCATGAGTGGCCATCTCCCTGGTGTCCTCTTCACCTGCTGGTGTACTTCTTggatgttgtaatattttcagaTGGCACAGCTAACCAAAGGAGAAATGTCTTATTTCTAtcctctgcgtgtgtgtgtgtgtgtgtgtttgtgtccttcAACAGAATCTGTTTAAATTATAACTCACTGTAACAAGCTAACCCCACCATTTTTCGACAGGTATCCATTGATTACCCGCAGCTTGAATTCCACCCTCAGACGTTTTTTGCATTCGGTTCTCCAATTGGTATGTTTCTGACTGTACGTGGGCTTAAACGCATCGATCCAAACTACACCTTCCCCACCTGCAAGAGCTTTTACAACATCTACCACCCAGTGAGTAACTCCTTACTTAACTCAAATGCCCACTCGGATTCTGCACTCATCTCTTAAAAGAACCTCACCTGCCAgtatgagttaaaaaaaaaaaaaaaaaaggagaaaatgaagAATGTGAACCGCATTAGATTAAGGTAATTGGATTAAAGTAGACAGCTTCTTTGCACTTTACTACTTCTTTATTTAGTTGTTGAATTCAAGATTAAAAGATTTGCCAAAGAAATAGTTGGTATATAGACAAGCACCTGCTGGACTCTTTCTCTACTCACATGATGAAAGAGATCATCTTTTATGTCTTTTATCTGTGTTTAGTATGATCCTGTTGCCTATCGGATAGAGCCCATGATTGTTTCCGAGGTGGACCTGGAGCCCATGCTAATCCCTCACCATAAAGGCCGCAAGAGGATGCACCTGGGTATGATTATTTCTTTACTGTAATAAGCTGTACTATTGTAGGAACTCATTTCcgtttctctttgttttgtaGAACTAAAGGACAGCTTGACCCGAATGAGCATGGATTTGAAGAACAATGTTCTGGGATCATTACGGACTGCGTGGCAGTCCTTTGCCAGACTGCCGGTTGCTGCACTGCCTCCGGGGGAAGGAGGAGAAACTACAACAGCGAAAACCCTTGAGGAGACGCAGGGTAAATAACGCATGTTAATTTGCTTTATTTGtgggtgttgtgtgtgtttgcgtgtgtgagCGAATGTGCACACGTGTGTCTAACCCAGTCTCCTCGTACTCCTCTCACCCCTCTCTGCATGTTGCCCTCCTCTGTTCTGCTCTATCtggtgttttcttctgcttccctcACCCTTTACTACTTTACTGTGAACCTCAGCCTCAGCGGCAGTCACTGCTTCTACTAAGAGGGAAGACAAAGGGGCTAATTTTTGGACTAAAATACTGGCGTGGTCCAGTGCCATTCATAGGCATTACTTTCGAGGTAAGCTAGCATAGTCATCTGCGTGGGGTTGATTAACAAAACAAGTAATTAACTCATTGTAATTTATAGCTGCTGTAACATTGGTTTAATGACCTTTTAGTCCTCTCTTAGAAAGCTCTAAGCCTATGAATACATCATTACTCATCTTAACCTAGAAAACTAACATGTTTCCAGTATTCATACAAAAGAGGCAGAATTAATTATTTCTACTTTGCTGCTCAGTTACAGAGGTTTACATCGGCATTTACATTTGCTCATATACAAAGAGTGAATCTGATGTATTTTTCCTGTAGCTCATTACTGACTCAGGCTCCGTTAGGCTTCTGCCTCCCGCTCTTCCTTTTAGTTCTGGCTGGTGGATCCTCAGTATCATAAGCCGGTGTAACTAAAGCAGTGGACTGAACAGGCAGCACTAGCAATTTTAAAGCAGtcaagttttcttttcttttctttttttaattacatgaGAAATTAGCTGGAGGTGAATGTGATATTTATCTGTAGACCTCGTGCAGTAGCTCCATGTGGGTGCACGTCCTGCAATTAAGTGACAGgatacagttttttgttttttatcttagGACTCACAGCTATTCATTTACAACCTTTTTCTAATGGAATGTTATTTgagagtttttgtgttttaatgtcAGGATTACAAGCCAGTACATGCAAAGATAGATCGAGAAGCTGACAGCCAACAGCAACAGGTTCATCAGAAGTGCATTGGGGTTTTGTGGGGAGCCTCGAGGGATTCATTGCAAGCTAACAAGCACATCAGTCAAAACTACCCCAACTTACTGACATTTACTCATGATTTGCCTATTATTATACGCATACCTGATACTGCATCAAATGAACTAAAATGTCATAGTAGACAAGTATTGACAAACCTCCTTCACTAATATAAACCCATAAAAacacgttttgttttgttttttttgtttttttttaagtctaaaATGTATATTAACTAATGCCATGGGGTAGCGTCCCAACCCCATCTGACAGGATCTATGATGGTAGTATATACTGATTGATGTTTGGAGTAGACTTCTCAGAGTAATGTTAGTAGTGTTTGCAGAAGTGGATTTAGCTGCACTGTTTGCATTTAACTTGTATTACTCTGTAAATTTAGTTTTGTGTTGCTCACTGCAAACAGCACATGCTTCCCTCTTTGCTCTCACTTAGTTATCTGTTATTATTTTACCACAGAGGGTATGTAAAAGCAAAGAGCCTCTGTTGGGTTTTGTCATGGTTTCGGTGTGTGCAGCCTCGTTTGTAATGATTTCTGTCCCTTCAGGAGGGTTTGATGAGGCAGAGTCCTCAGAGTCAGTGGAAGAAAGGGAGCACCGCGAGATTAAAATGGGGATGTTAAATGGAGGTCGACGCATCGACTATGTGCTTCAGGAGAAACCCATTGAGAGCTTCAACGAGTACCTGTTTGCCATCCAGTCTCATCTGTGTTACTGGTGAGTTTTTCATATCTGTGCAGGGTTTATGGgaatgatttaaatatttttacttcAAATAAAAGGTTTGTCTTTCTGTTTGTTAGGGAATCGGAGGATACAGCTCTACTGCTGCTGAAGGAGATTTACGACAACCTAGGTGTGGCTATCGAACAGCCACAACAGTAGGAAAGTTGTataaatgaagaaatgtttGCCTGATTTTAGGAAAATGAAGGACAACTGATAAAGCCAGAGTTTGTACATTATTTTTCCAGAATGCCTTACTGTCGGGATGATACATGCCTGCCAGAATCTATCCAAACCCTTCAGTAGTGACAGTTTGACTCCAGTCAGGTGATCTAGGTTCACATATTTTGGTTAACCTTAATTTAGGATGGCAGCTGCTTCTTGCCACTACAGGAAGCACTGTCGTGCTTCTGGTTGCACTATTTTTAATCATTCTTTACTTTACTCTTCTTTTACTTCAAGTTGCTGAGTTACTGAAATATTGTGCTTACAACTACCAGAAAACGCACACAATACCTTTGTACTTGTTTGTCGTCGTATGTCGAACTAGAACTCATTTTCAGGTGGCACTttcaacaaaaacatatttacgATTTCATTCATAAAATCAAAATAGCACATattcttttatatttatttatagtctGTAAAAAGATTATAGATTTCCCAACTCTGTGCACAGTCTGCAATCACACATGTAGAGTTGTTTTGTCTGACTTAATAGGATCTTTGCTttataaacaggaaaatgaaagtTTATGTTTTGTCTGTTACGTTTTTCTGGCAGCTCTATTCTCTCTGCCCACATCAGAGACACCTGAAACCCAAAGCTGCTTTCCCATACATTTGTGCAGTGTTTTGGTAATGTTGGTGTCACTCCTGTTACTTCACAAACATACTGCTGTTAATGTAAGTAATGTTTGTGTCTAACACATGTATCTGTATGAAGGAACCATGATGATGTTTGGAAATGCAGGTGTCTTTTTGTATGCACTCTAAGTGTGGGTTGGTATTCTATGTTTTAAGATTGTGTAAACTAATGGAAAGGTCACATTCACCCACTCTCCCTCAGTTTTGTACCATTTCCTCTTTACCACTTTGTTGCTTCTTTGCATTTGGCCCAGCAATGCATCGTCTGTCCTAAAATATAGTTGCTTCGGATTCAGACTACAGTCTTTGTGCACTTGTAACTTTGGCGTTATCCACGGGTCAGATTTTTCTTATTTCCTTCTTTGTACTGAAGTTTTGTAAATCACCCTTTCTGTTTGCACTGCAtgcacttcttttttaaaatagcaCAGAGTTTTGCAACATATTCTGATCCTGTTTCAATTCTTACGCCCTAAAATGTTAATGAATATTATGCACACGGCAAAAGAATTTTGTTGTGAAATTCATAAGAATTTCATTTCAAGTACAAGATGTATTCAATGTATTTAAGATGTttcatatgtatttattttatataaaaatatatatttgttggGAAATATCAGTATTATAAGTAAGATAAATTTGCATATCAACCAACATAATGTCAAGACTAATGAGttagaaactgtgtgtgttagATTAATTTACCTTTGTAAGACTCTTTTGTTATCACTATCAGGGTAGCACAGCCCTCTGCATGTGACATTTGCACAAATAATGAATTAACCTGCTCAGCtggttctttttcttcttttagaaATGCACTAAATGGACCGTAACCATGACGATGTTCTGTGGAACCTAATGATTGTCTGTAAATTTCACTTTATAAACCACAGCCATGATAAACAGTAGAAAACAGGACTTAATATTACATGAGTCTTCTTCAAAACCATAACCATTGTTTTGGGCACTTTATACTGATATACTGTTATAtaccaaatacaaaaaaaatcctttctGATACCCTGTAAATGTGGTTACATGTTTTGTGTGCCATAATAAAATATTCCAAATGCGTTGTGCTTTTTCGGGTTTATTAAAGCATGAttgttttgaatttgaaataaataaatagctttTGTAGGTTTACTTCTACAGTCCATGGACTTCATCACATGTTGTTTCATTCCTTAAGACACTCCACTAGACCTTCACTGCAGCCACTGCTGCTTATTTGTGGGtctctctgctttcagttttgcCTTCAGTAACTGTAAAGCTTCTCTGttccatttgcactgtgaagtgGTATCTGATCAGTATGTGTCCCTGTACACTCACATCATCAACAAATGCTGGTGGCCTAGTTCCACTGGTATCCATGTATGTCCATGCAATGACACTGTTGACTGATAAAAtgctaaaaatgcagccaaggtgggttttaaaaaaaaaaaaatatatatatatatatatatatatcaatttcaaactatttacagaacaatcaggttttctgcatcaaataagatgccacacaaactATTTGTGCCTCTCCAAAAATTAATTTCTGTCATCTATAAGATGAAGGAGAGCATCACAAGCCTGATAGCTGCAGGCCTGAaagcaggaggtgtatcactcctgttttctgCCTGGAGACAGTGTTTAAATTGCAATCTGCCTTTAGTGGCTTTTTggcagcaactgtgacattcagcagtcgccttgTTGTTCTGACCAATGACTGTGTGCTCCATGTTTTCTGCAGTCATAGATAAAAATATGTACCACAGCCTCATCAGGCAGGTTTCCATGACAAATTTTCTGTATATGTATATTAAATTTCATTTTGGTGATTTTATGAGCGTTTTCAaaagtgtatatatttttttaagttcatagatttttttaattcttttactttatttagtttttaactTTTGGTTAGAagcaacacaacaaaaaaaactttctcaGTCAATTCAGATTTGCAAAGTAATAAATCCTTCAAACAAAGACGAGGTGATGTTTTAAAGTAAGCAAGAGCAGCCAAAAAAAGTAAACCACACACGAAGGACGCAGCTCATAATTCTCAGATGTACGATCTCATTGTCGTTACTATAGCAAACCACTCGGGCATGCGCAGTTAAGTGATAAACACACTATCAGTCGCAGCGGTTGAGTTGGCCTGCAGATTTGGGCAAAAGCAATGAGGCAAGTCAAAGTCTTGAACTTGTTTTTACGGTTAGTCTTAAAGCTTTTTGTCAGAGGTGTTTGTCTTCGTTTTAATGCTCGTGTTTTCTTGAATGCATGTTGCAGGTCAAACGATAAAAAACGATAAAACAGTAGCTCCCAAACTGAGAGACCACAAAAGAGTTCATGCTTGTAGTAATAGCTGGTAAATTGTACTTTTATATTTTCAGCGCATTTCCGTAGTTGTCCCTGTTGGGTAAAAATATGTGTCATTCAGAAGCTGGGACCTCCATACTGAGCCTCGTGTGATTCACTTCAGTGGGAGGAAATTATGTGCTAAAGTTTTTGGGTGACTCCAGTGACTGACCCTGCAGCACTCTGAGGTTTTAAACCATTCttcatttaatcattagagacAGACGTGGTCAGACTGACTTGAATCAAG
This region of Pelmatolapia mariae isolate MD_Pm_ZW linkage group LG12, Pm_UMD_F_2, whole genome shotgun sequence genomic DNA includes:
- the ddhd2 gene encoding phospholipase DDHD2 isoform X1, whose amino-acid sequence is MSVSEGEEGGLFRAAPSDNSQDLLDNPTKTVATGSTPEDQASPVVDEASPSSASSFEMLDMESAHAPYQEVQPHWFFCRRADDNTSWLPFSREDSDKLENAFTNISDEGEEDTVVAVEGQRYDVHVKERKRYAVYWEQAPSEVRRCTWFYKGDKDTRFMPYPEDFSKDLEEAYRKSVTSDEWKKKLDFPTGETVILHNPKLIMQYQPIGLQDDWVSSPTEHTRPRTVKRGVDNISVEIPDGEPEKVDHVVFMVHGIGPACDLRFRSIIQCVNDFRSVSLSLLASHYKRAQQEGQVGRVEFLPVNWHSALHGDATGVDEDIQRITLPSISRLRHFTNDTLLDLFFYNSPTYCQTIVDTVASEFNRLHVLFKQRHPEFSGTVSVVGHSLGSLILFDLLTNQRDESQARQGISGEPCHLNCNTLEQTLNRLGLQQYLDVLQNENLDLESLALCRDSDLKDLGIPLGPRKKILNYVRRKWLPEDCRMGAVCQAQGPQLQPEVTSTQDGNESSGLPPQQFHLHRPQSVTSAVDYEYFDVGIGQTNGGIAKGQVSIDYPQLEFHPQTFFAFGSPIGMFLTVRGLKRIDPNYTFPTCKSFYNIYHPYDPVAYRIEPMIVSEVDLEPMLIPHHKGRKRMHLELKDSLTRMSMDLKNNVLGSLRTAWQSFARLPVAALPPGEGGETTTAKTLEETQASAAVTASTKREDKGANFWTKILAWSSAIHRHYFRGGFDEAESSESVEEREHREIKMGMLNGGRRIDYVLQEKPIESFNEYLFAIQSHLCYWESEDTALLLLKEIYDNLGVAIEQPQQ
- the ddhd2 gene encoding phospholipase DDHD2 isoform X2; translation: MSVSEGEEGGLFRAAPSDNSQDLLDNPTKTVATGSTPEDQASPVVDEASPSSASSFEMLDMESAHAPYQEVQPHWFFCRRADDNTSWLPFSREDSDKLENAFTNISDEGEEDTVVAVEGQRYDVHVKERKRYAVYWEQAPSEVRRCTWFYKGDKDTRFMPYPEDFSKDLEEAYRKSVTSDEWKKKLDFPTGETVILHNPKLIMQYQPIGLQDDWVSSPTEHTRPRTVKRGVDNISVEIPDGEPEKVDHVVFMVHGIGPACDLRFRSIIQCVNDFRSVSLSLLASHYKRAQQEGQVGRVEFLPVNWHSALHGDATGVDEDIQRITLPSISRLRHFTNDTLLDLFFYNSPTYCQTIVDTVASEFNRLHVLFKQRHPEFSGTVSVVGHSLGSLILFDLLTNQRDESQARQGISGEPCHLNCNTLEQTLNRLGLQQYLDVLQNENLDLESLALCRDSDLKDLGIPLGPRKKILNYVRRKWLPEDCRMGAVCQAQGPQLQPEVTSTQDGNESSGLPPQQFHLHRPQSVTSAVDYEYFDVGIGQVSIDYPQLEFHPQTFFAFGSPIGMFLTVRGLKRIDPNYTFPTCKSFYNIYHPYDPVAYRIEPMIVSEVDLEPMLIPHHKGRKRMHLELKDSLTRMSMDLKNNVLGSLRTAWQSFARLPVAALPPGEGGETTTAKTLEETQASAAVTASTKREDKGANFWTKILAWSSAIHRHYFRGGFDEAESSESVEEREHREIKMGMLNGGRRIDYVLQEKPIESFNEYLFAIQSHLCYWESEDTALLLLKEIYDNLGVAIEQPQQ
- the ddhd2 gene encoding phospholipase DDHD2 isoform X3: MSVSEGEEGGLFRAAPSDNSQDLLDNPTKTVATGSTPEDQASPVVDEASPSSASSFEMLDMESAHAPYQEVQPHWFFCRRADDNTSWLPFSREDSDKLENAFTNISDEGEEDTVVAVEGQRYDVHVKERKRYAVYWEQAPSEVRRCTWFYKGDKDTRFMPYPEDFSKDLEEAYRKSVTSDEWKKKLDFPTGETVILHNPKLIMQYQPIGLQDDWVSSPTEHTRPRTVKRGVDNISVEIPDGEPEKVDHVVFMVHGIGPACDLRFRSIIQCVNDFRSVSLSLLASHYKRAQQEGQVGRVEFLPVNWHSALHGDATGVDEDIQRITLPSISRLRHFTNDTLLDLFFYNSPTYCQTIVDTVASEFNRLHVLFKQRHPEFSGTVSVVGHSLGSLILFDLLTNQRDESQARQGISGEPCHLNCNTLEQTLNRLGLQQYLDVLQNENLDLESLALCRDSDLKDLGIPLGPRKKILNYVRRKWLPEDCRMGAVCQAQGPQLQPEVTSTQDGNESSGLPPQQFHLHRPQSVTSAVDYEYFDVGIGQTNGGIAKGQVSIDYPQLEFHPQTFFAFGSPIGMFLTVRGLKRIDPNYTFPTCKSFYNIYHPYDPVAYRIEPMIVSEVDLEPMLIPHHKGRKRMHLELKDSLTRMSMDLKNNVLGSLRTAWQSFARLPVAALPPGEGGETTTAKTLEETQGGFDEAESSESVEEREHREIKMGMLNGGRRIDYVLQEKPIESFNEYLFAIQSHLCYWESEDTALLLLKEIYDNLGVAIEQPQQ